A genomic segment from Thermococcus sp. LS1 encodes:
- a CDS encoding DUF354 domain-containing protein, with translation MKVWIDITNAPHVHFFKGIIRELEKSGHEILITTREFDGLTGILDMLGFDYYVVGKHGGATLEGKLLASTERMYKLSKLIIEEKPDLALYKHSAEAPRVAFGLKIPSIGFVDNETAVAQNKLILPYTSLLLYPIAIDAYELLKCGADPNGMRPVKGFSELAHLYGFVPDRKVLKELGVKKNGYIVMRTEPIKANYFNGSEKSVLEDIIPVLPDVPIVLFPRIEEQKRRFERFSNVIIPEKPVDSLSLLYYARLMIGAGGTMNREAIALGTPTISTYPGRLLAVTKWLVEKGVKFHSTDPVKVAMMAERMIELNGSYRTYIRTVISGFENPMDVILKEIETYEEFGTFRTMKVEESANAGDARGYVGLNERRNKEE, from the coding sequence ATGAAGGTATGGATAGACATCACGAACGCTCCTCACGTTCACTTCTTCAAGGGTATAATCAGGGAGCTGGAGAAATCCGGTCACGAGATTCTCATTACCACCCGTGAGTTCGATGGGTTAACCGGCATTCTGGACATGTTAGGATTCGATTACTACGTCGTCGGCAAGCATGGCGGCGCAACCCTGGAGGGCAAGCTCCTCGCAAGCACTGAAAGGATGTACAAGCTCTCCAAGCTTATCATTGAAGAGAAGCCGGATCTGGCACTCTACAAGCACTCCGCCGAGGCGCCGAGAGTTGCTTTTGGGCTCAAGATTCCCTCCATCGGCTTCGTCGATAACGAAACGGCAGTTGCACAGAACAAGCTCATCCTTCCCTACACCAGTCTATTGCTTTACCCAATTGCAATAGACGCCTACGAGCTGCTCAAATGCGGGGCCGATCCAAACGGCATGCGCCCGGTTAAGGGCTTCTCAGAGCTTGCCCATCTTTACGGATTCGTCCCCGACAGAAAAGTTCTCAAAGAGCTTGGCGTGAAAAAGAACGGCTACATAGTGATGCGCACCGAGCCCATAAAAGCTAACTATTTCAACGGCTCCGAGAAGAGTGTCCTTGAGGACATCATTCCAGTGCTGCCAGACGTTCCTATAGTTCTCTTTCCGAGAATAGAGGAGCAGAAAAGAAGGTTTGAGAGATTCTCCAACGTCATAATTCCGGAGAAGCCTGTGGACAGCCTCAGCCTGCTATACTATGCCAGGTTGATGATAGGTGCCGGTGGAACGATGAACAGGGAGGCCATAGCTCTTGGCACGCCAACCATCTCAACGTATCCCGGCAGGCTCCTTGCAGTTACAAAGTGGCTGGTCGAGAAAGGGGTTAAGTTTCACTCCACAGACCCTGTAAAGGTCGCGATGATGGCCGAGCGCATGATAGAGCTGAACGGAAGCTACAGGACATACATAAGAACCGTCATCAGCGGCTTTGAGAATCCGATGGACGTCATTCTCAAAGAGATAGAGACCTATGAGGAGTTTGGAACATTCAGGACAATGAAAGTGGAAGAATCAGCCAATGCCGGCGATGCTCGGGGTTATGTAGGCCTCAATGAACGCCGCAACAAGGAGGAGTAG
- a CDS encoding stage II sporulation protein M: MPGSKKGSPARTFLLLLLVFIAASFLGYAFALGNPDVAIEAVKKIAEEIGPISDSSFKNFVLIFTNNSMVALFMMLSGLLFGLGPWFIMAFNGFIVGLVLRAVQLTGELSTEQIVLGIIPHGVIEIPALAVAGVAGIIWYREIVHGEGEAGERFRRGTVKALKLLALSVLLLLVAAFIEAYITPSIAGIG; this comes from the coding sequence GTGCCCGGATCAAAAAAGGGCTCTCCCGCAAGAACTTTCCTTCTTCTACTCCTAGTGTTCATCGCGGCGTCCTTTTTGGGCTACGCCTTCGCCCTTGGCAATCCCGACGTAGCTATAGAGGCCGTTAAGAAAATAGCCGAAGAAATCGGGCCAATTTCAGATTCCAGCTTCAAGAACTTTGTCCTAATATTCACCAATAACTCCATGGTTGCTCTTTTCATGATGCTCTCGGGCCTGCTTTTCGGCCTCGGCCCCTGGTTCATAATGGCCTTCAACGGCTTCATCGTCGGCCTGGTTTTGAGAGCCGTCCAGCTTACAGGGGAGCTCTCGACGGAGCAGATAGTCCTCGGGATAATCCCTCATGGGGTCATCGAGATTCCAGCCCTAGCTGTGGCAGGGGTTGCGGGTATAATATGGTACAGGGAAATAGTCCATGGAGAAGGAGAAGCTGGAGAAAGGTTCAGAAGAGGGACGGTAAAGGCTCTGAAGCTCCTTGCTCTCTCAGTGCTACTCCTCCTTGTTGCGGCGTTCATTGAGGCCTACATAACCCCGAGCATCGCCGGCATTGGCTGA
- a CDS encoding lipoate protein ligase C-terminal domain-containing protein — protein sequence MKHHVGEHKAKKGLIRIEFDEEKGIAENVKITGDFFMHPEEAIHDLERELEGHKLEELEQIIDEFFAVRMDIEMPYVNVEDFKIALKNALKK from the coding sequence ATGAAGCACCACGTCGGTGAGCACAAGGCCAAGAAGGGCCTGATAAGGATAGAGTTCGACGAAGAGAAGGGGATAGCCGAGAACGTCAAGATAACTGGGGACTTCTTCATGCACCCAGAGGAGGCTATCCACGACCTTGAAAGAGAGCTTGAGGGCCACAAGCTGGAGGAGCTCGAGCAGATCATCGACGAGTTCTTTGCCGTCAGGATGGACATAGAGATGCCCTACGTGAACGTCGAGGACTTCAAGATAGCCCTTAAGAACGCCCTTAAGAAGTGA
- a CDS encoding arginine--tRNA ligase, whose amino-acid sequence MGYTEVKEKVRLILTEELKKMLQESGREWEGEITFDETPNIELGDFATTVSFQLARVFRKAPKLIAEEIVERIKDKLPGEVSDVKAVNGYINFYLNYEAFGKNLVSEILKRGEHYGESEFGKGRKVIVEHTSVNPTKPLHMGHARNAVLGDTMARIMRAMGYNVEVQNYIDDLGVQFAQVLWGYLNLKEEFERLEAELREKGVKEDVIDHVMGLLYVEVNKRIEGNPEVDKEVRELMKKLEEGDNEIAEIGRKLAERVVKAQMMTTYRMNIIYDLLSWESDIMRSGIFEEAYGLIESNPNFFWAEEGKYKGAFVMNLRKLFPDMKNPFLVLKRSDGTATYTGKDIAYHLWKFGKVSSDMLYKPWDRLEDHETWTTAPDGEEMPGKFGKADIVINVIGAEQKHPQMAIKYALRLLGFEDSAENFHHLAYEHVVRPEGKFSGRKGTWVGFTVDEVLNEAVKRAKELVEEKNPNLSEEEKEKIAEAVGVGAVRFNLVKYSPDKIITFRWEDVLNFEGESAPYVQYAHARCASILRKAEESGVSVEWEELLKRADFSKLTNREKELIKLLARFPEIIEGAGKDIKPHLIPWYANEVASLFNKFYMDHPVLKAEDGVREERLLLVLATKQVLRNALALLGIEAPEKM is encoded by the coding sequence ATGGGATACACTGAGGTTAAAGAGAAGGTCAGGCTCATCTTAACGGAAGAACTTAAGAAGATGCTCCAGGAGAGCGGCAGGGAGTGGGAAGGTGAGATAACCTTTGATGAGACTCCAAACATCGAGCTCGGCGACTTTGCCACGACGGTTTCCTTCCAGCTTGCGAGGGTCTTCAGGAAGGCGCCCAAACTAATAGCGGAGGAGATAGTTGAGCGCATTAAAGACAAGCTTCCTGGGGAAGTAAGCGACGTCAAGGCTGTAAACGGCTACATAAACTTCTACCTAAATTACGAGGCTTTTGGAAAGAACCTCGTCAGTGAGATTCTCAAAAGGGGCGAGCACTACGGTGAGAGCGAGTTTGGGAAGGGCAGGAAGGTCATTGTAGAGCACACTTCCGTCAACCCGACCAAGCCTCTTCACATGGGTCACGCGAGGAACGCTGTTCTCGGAGATACGATGGCAAGGATTATGCGCGCCATGGGCTACAACGTTGAGGTTCAGAACTACATCGACGACCTTGGCGTTCAGTTCGCCCAGGTTCTCTGGGGATATCTCAACCTGAAAGAAGAGTTTGAACGGCTCGAGGCCGAACTTAGGGAGAAGGGAGTCAAGGAAGACGTTATAGACCACGTTATGGGCCTCCTCTACGTCGAGGTTAACAAGCGCATAGAGGGAAATCCTGAGGTGGATAAAGAAGTCCGCGAGCTTATGAAGAAGCTTGAGGAGGGCGACAACGAGATAGCCGAAATCGGAAGGAAGCTTGCCGAGAGGGTCGTTAAGGCCCAAATGATGACGACCTACAGGATGAACATCATCTACGACCTCCTCAGCTGGGAGAGCGACATAATGAGGAGCGGCATTTTTGAGGAGGCCTACGGCCTCATCGAGAGCAATCCCAACTTCTTCTGGGCTGAGGAAGGTAAATACAAAGGAGCCTTCGTGATGAACCTCAGGAAGCTCTTCCCTGACATGAAGAACCCCTTCCTCGTCCTTAAGAGAAGCGATGGGACGGCAACTTACACCGGCAAGGACATAGCCTATCACCTCTGGAAGTTTGGCAAGGTCAGCTCAGACATGCTTTACAAACCGTGGGACAGGCTGGAAGACCACGAGACCTGGACGACGGCTCCCGACGGCGAGGAGATGCCCGGAAAGTTTGGTAAAGCTGATATAGTCATCAACGTCATCGGCGCCGAGCAGAAGCACCCGCAGATGGCCATAAAGTACGCCCTCCGGCTCCTTGGCTTTGAGGACTCGGCTGAGAACTTCCACCACCTCGCTTACGAGCACGTTGTGAGGCCAGAGGGCAAGTTCAGCGGAAGGAAAGGGACCTGGGTTGGCTTCACCGTTGATGAGGTTCTCAACGAGGCGGTTAAGAGGGCAAAGGAGCTCGTCGAGGAGAAGAACCCCAACTTAAGCGAGGAGGAGAAAGAAAAAATAGCGGAAGCCGTCGGCGTCGGTGCTGTTCGCTTTAACCTTGTCAAGTACAGCCCGGACAAGATAATCACCTTCCGCTGGGAGGACGTACTCAACTTCGAGGGAGAGAGCGCCCCCTACGTGCAGTACGCTCACGCACGTTGTGCCTCAATCCTTAGGAAGGCCGAGGAGAGCGGCGTTAGCGTTGAGTGGGAGGAGCTCCTCAAAAGGGCTGACTTCTCAAAGCTCACCAACAGGGAGAAGGAGCTGATAAAGCTCCTTGCAAGGTTCCCGGAGATAATCGAGGGAGCAGGAAAGGACATCAAGCCGCATTTGATTCCATGGTACGCGAACGAGGTGGCGAGCCTCTTCAACAAGTTCTACATGGACCACCCTGTCCTCAAAGCGGAGGATGGAGTGAGGGAGGAGCGCCTGCTCCTTGTGCTGGCCACGAAGCAGGTGCTGAGGAACGCTCTGGCTCTGCTCGGCATAGAAGCGCCGGAGAAGATGTGA
- a CDS encoding site-2 protease family protein — translation MIFLHPVAIAGWVGILVTFLNLIPAAQLDGGHIARAFLSDKMHRYLTMAVGLVLIGMSFLWVGWLIWGMLVLLMGSVGNPGALDEVSPISKKRLVLVILAVIIFLISATPRPLWVTG, via the coding sequence GTGATTTTCCTACATCCCGTTGCCATCGCTGGATGGGTGGGCATTCTAGTGACTTTCTTAAACCTCATTCCCGCCGCCCAGCTCGATGGCGGTCACATAGCAAGGGCCTTCCTCAGTGATAAGATGCACCGCTATCTTACGATGGCCGTTGGTCTGGTTCTCATAGGCATGAGCTTCCTCTGGGTTGGCTGGCTCATCTGGGGCATGCTCGTGCTTCTGATGGGTTCGGTTGGAAATCCTGGAGCACTTGATGAGGTCTCCCCGATCTCAAAGAAAAGGCTCGTCTTGGTTATCTTGGCCGTGATAATCTTCCTAATTTCTGCAACACCGAGACCGCTCTGGGTCACCGGTTGA
- a CDS encoding class III signal peptide-containing protein: MKRKAQGAIEYLFMIAAALIIILIVVRQLQNRGNTASTTIEGAEGEISNVLSSMSASG, translated from the coding sequence ATGAAGAGGAAGGCTCAGGGTGCTATTGAGTACCTGTTTATGATCGCGGCTGCCCTGATAATAATCCTGATTGTAGTCAGGCAGCTCCAGAACAGGGGCAATACTGCCTCTACGACCATCGAGGGCGCTGAGGGAGAGATAAGCAACGTTCTTAGCTCGATGAGTGCCAGCGGTTGA
- a CDS encoding glycosyltransferase family 39 protein, with amino-acid sequence MGKLNHKDSVYKYTLLSMIFFAYILLRLLMLESMSEYYDYDEGTYLLIARLINHGYLPYRDIFAVHPPLYYYLLAIWLKIFGDSYIIGRMLSVFFGLLSLIIAYYIGKEIKDWKLGLILSGLLTLDPLLIQVNSLVFHESSIEFFTLLSVYYFVRYIKTENERYAYIALFWVGLGSTSKFTILPYALALYILILFNRSGRIISYLQGAVRVIFNRRQVFILATVYLIMILLVMATIILWPSWYVRAVVVVPGIHRIIYWDQIIPIMIFLVIWGSLTLKIFNASYLPQVKDMISFSLHNLKRVLLLTSAFFLPKMIVEGLLGIAISTDYFSQTYLIQGGRSFPIINFFIFVSDLFEDIYKNTLEFWMFVLPVVLLVLLVVAIWAFSKKVPMSSLGRFLVVLSTITAFMYFAVSPSIITGRFILPLLLLIYILLADVLYNLPSIVQKGHVHTLGFFLVLLLLVADFGIVYQYPHGNLKFIYAVHTKTMRDDLRDYLSSADIALGTTYSLNPMNTYYLGANTVPYYIDAFGLILLEDLNVSTMLKILKEEGVEYFVISTWAYYNWVNKEFRDQLRSFASTVRMNSALLYGESYDNKDVLEMYSQSLTRNSTGPLYISTYNGRVIVWINSTEIANFYAVTHNVTFDFRTQMKLNHDYGAYIVTQYSSIPSEQVTFELFLNGSEIVLSSVSLPLIFNFTNEITVFAGATHLKLNQEANAPVDVYCGDFHLIIRGIDIRIRKISTNELEITGTKIVFGLTG; translated from the coding sequence ATGGGTAAGCTGAATCATAAGGACTCAGTGTATAAATATACCTTGTTAAGTATGATATTCTTTGCTTACATACTCCTTCGCCTGCTTATGCTTGAATCCATGAGCGAATACTACGACTATGACGAGGGTACGTATCTTCTAATCGCCCGGCTGATTAACCATGGTTATCTCCCTTACAGGGATATTTTTGCAGTTCATCCTCCCCTCTATTACTACCTCCTTGCCATCTGGTTGAAGATATTTGGGGACAGTTATATAATCGGACGGATGCTATCAGTTTTCTTTGGTTTGCTATCATTAATCATAGCATACTACATCGGCAAGGAGATTAAAGACTGGAAATTGGGTCTTATTCTCTCTGGATTGCTGACTCTCGATCCTCTTTTAATTCAAGTAAACTCTCTTGTTTTTCATGAATCTTCAATTGAATTTTTCACTCTGCTGTCTGTTTACTATTTTGTCAGATACATAAAAACAGAAAATGAAAGATATGCATATATTGCGTTATTTTGGGTGGGTCTTGGAAGCACGTCTAAGTTCACCATTCTTCCGTATGCACTTGCGCTGTACATCCTAATATTATTCAATAGAAGTGGGCGCATTATTTCATACTTGCAGGGCGCAGTAAGGGTTATTTTTAACAGACGACAGGTCTTTATACTGGCAACCGTGTACCTCATTATGATTCTTTTAGTGATGGCTACTATTATTCTATGGCCAAGCTGGTATGTTAGGGCCGTTGTCGTGGTGCCGGGTATTCATAGAATCATTTACTGGGATCAGATAATCCCCATAATGATCTTTCTCGTCATTTGGGGTAGTTTGACTCTAAAAATATTCAACGCCTCGTATCTTCCACAAGTAAAAGACATGATTAGCTTTTCACTTCATAATCTAAAACGCGTCTTGCTTCTGACTTCTGCATTCTTTTTGCCCAAAATGATCGTGGAAGGATTGTTAGGAATAGCCATTAGCACTGATTATTTCTCCCAGACATATTTGATACAGGGGGGTAGAAGCTTCCCGATAATAAACTTCTTCATATTTGTCAGCGATCTCTTTGAGGACATTTACAAGAACACTTTGGAGTTCTGGATGTTTGTTCTTCCGGTTGTTCTGTTAGTCCTCTTGGTGGTGGCTATCTGGGCATTTTCTAAGAAAGTTCCAATGTCTTCTTTGGGCAGATTCCTCGTTGTCTTGTCAACTATAACAGCATTTATGTACTTTGCAGTGTCTCCATCTATTATCACAGGCAGATTTATCCTGCCCCTTTTATTGTTGATATATATTCTGCTTGCAGATGTTCTTTACAATCTTCCCTCCATCGTTCAAAAAGGACATGTGCACACTCTGGGCTTTTTCCTCGTCCTATTGCTGTTGGTGGCTGATTTTGGAATTGTTTATCAGTATCCCCACGGCAATCTAAAGTTTATCTACGCAGTTCACACAAAAACGATGAGGGATGATCTCAGAGACTACCTCTCATCCGCAGACATTGCCCTAGGGACGACTTATTCCTTAAATCCAATGAATACTTATTACCTAGGCGCCAATACTGTCCCATATTACATTGACGCATTTGGTTTAATTTTACTTGAAGATCTCAACGTTAGTACGATGCTTAAGATCTTGAAAGAGGAGGGAGTTGAATATTTCGTCATTAGCACCTGGGCATATTACAACTGGGTTAACAAAGAATTCAGAGATCAACTTCGGAGCTTTGCATCGACGGTGAGAATGAATTCAGCTTTATTGTATGGCGAGTCTTATGATAACAAAGATGTCCTAGAAATGTATTCACAGTCACTTACTCGTAATTCTACAGGACCGCTTTATATAAGTACTTACAATGGCAGGGTTATTGTTTGGATAAACTCAACAGAAATCGCGAATTTCTATGCAGTTACTCATAATGTGACCTTTGACTTCCGTACCCAGATGAAGCTCAATCATGACTATGGTGCCTACATTGTAACACAGTACTCTAGCATTCCATCTGAACAGGTAACGTTTGAGCTGTTTCTAAATGGGAGCGAGATTGTTTTATCCTCAGTGAGTTTGCCGCTCATATTTAATTTCACTAACGAGATAACAGTTTTTGCTGGAGCGACACACCTAAAACTCAACCAAGAAGCAAACGCTCCAGTGGATGTATACTGTGGGGATTTTCATTTGATTATTAGAGGGATAGACATTAGGATCAGAAAGATTTCAACAAACGAGCTTGAGATAACCGGAACCAAAATCGTATTTGGACTGACAGGATGA
- a CDS encoding DUF2079 domain-containing protein, with protein sequence MIKTGTKKSLFYVHLAVFGYITFFSVYSILRHYVYLTSGYDLGIFIQSLWTTAHNQGLLFNTGEWQDLGVYSHFGTHNQPILLLLVPLYKLFPYAETLLIIQTSALGLAAYPLFKFAYLVTNDEKKATFVALLYLMNPAVHGINRFDFHPVSLAVPFIFLTAYYLEKHKYFRALLSALVILTVKEDAGLALISLGLVYIFGDCTVRDLLNIRNWTKILKTKKMSTVLISIGILWILISMFVVVPMFNPMGYPYFSDNKLGEVYYSHININGKLVLGYILVILMSLGFLPLLKPRLFLATLPLWLENILSSNDYQVMIGYQYPYMLIPLLFILIVYGLKDLEAITIKVAYRDFTNTYSVTLKKILVIPFLTMLLFSPAFHVVDTDYVSGYRISQLLYMWRVGNSYFGVIDEIVEYLQQSQCPISTHNELFPHLANRLDTYYIVTPFNSTYIDNKTIILIESTRPSYTKDITYLKKSEYDNLIIVNASKIILECYSMYPYPSEAGRECIHEKLREKITECERRSEDG encoded by the coding sequence GTGATAAAGACTGGAACAAAAAAATCATTATTTTATGTTCATCTGGCTGTCTTTGGTTACATAACTTTCTTTTCGGTATATTCAATTCTTAGACATTATGTGTACCTGACTTCAGGTTATGATTTGGGCATTTTCATACAGTCACTCTGGACAACTGCTCATAATCAAGGTTTATTGTTTAATACCGGAGAATGGCAGGATTTGGGAGTGTACTCCCACTTCGGTACACATAATCAGCCCATACTACTTCTTCTTGTTCCATTGTATAAGTTATTTCCATACGCTGAGACTCTCCTGATTATTCAGACCTCCGCCTTGGGTCTTGCAGCTTATCCGTTGTTTAAGTTTGCTTATCTCGTAACGAATGACGAGAAGAAAGCTACCTTTGTTGCCCTTCTATATCTTATGAATCCTGCAGTACACGGGATTAATAGGTTCGATTTTCACCCAGTTAGCCTTGCGGTTCCTTTTATCTTTCTGACAGCTTATTACCTTGAGAAACATAAGTATTTCAGAGCCCTATTATCTGCACTGGTAATTCTTACCGTGAAGGAAGATGCAGGTTTGGCATTAATAAGTTTGGGCTTGGTGTATATTTTTGGGGATTGTACTGTTAGGGACCTTCTAAACATCCGAAATTGGACTAAAATCCTCAAAACAAAGAAAATGTCAACAGTGCTTATATCTATAGGCATCCTGTGGATATTAATTAGCATGTTTGTAGTAGTGCCAATGTTTAATCCTATGGGATACCCCTACTTCTCAGATAATAAACTTGGTGAGGTGTACTACTCCCATATTAATATCAATGGAAAGCTAGTATTAGGATATATCTTGGTAATCCTCATGTCCCTTGGTTTTTTGCCCCTATTGAAACCAAGGTTATTCCTAGCTACGTTGCCACTATGGCTCGAAAATATATTGTCTAGCAACGATTATCAAGTGATGATTGGATATCAATACCCATACATGTTAATTCCATTGTTGTTTATACTGATCGTCTATGGATTGAAAGATTTGGAAGCAATAACCATCAAGGTTGCCTATAGAGATTTTACAAATACATACTCTGTAACTCTGAAAAAAATTCTAGTGATTCCATTCTTGACAATGTTGCTTTTTTCTCCGGCGTTTCATGTAGTTGACACCGACTATGTGTCTGGATATAGGATTAGCCAACTACTTTATATGTGGAGAGTTGGAAACTCATATTTCGGCGTAATTGACGAGATAGTTGAATATCTTCAACAAAGTCAATGCCCAATATCGACTCATAATGAGCTGTTTCCTCATTTAGCTAACAGGCTGGATACTTACTATATAGTAACTCCATTTAACTCAACATACATAGACAATAAAACGATTATCCTAATTGAGTCCACGAGGCCGAGTTATACCAAAGACATAACGTATCTCAAAAAGAGTGAATACGATAACCTAATAATAGTTAATGCATCTAAAATCATCCTTGAATGCTATTCGATGTATCCTTATCCATCTGAAGCTGGTAGAGAATGCATCCATGAAAAACTTCGGGAGAAAATCACCGAATGTGAGAGGAGGAGTGAAGATGGGTAA
- a CDS encoding pro-sigmaK processing inhibitor BofA family protein, protein MIETLLFLVLLVVALYLVIKLTVAILKYLVTNAIIGLILLWILNTVGIAHVEYTFLNILIVAIGGIVGVILLVILSWL, encoded by the coding sequence ATGATTGAAACGCTGCTGTTTTTAGTCCTGCTGGTGGTTGCTCTTTACCTAGTTATTAAGCTGACAGTGGCCATTCTGAAGTACCTAGTTACCAACGCAATTATCGGTCTGATACTCCTCTGGATACTCAACACCGTCGGAATAGCACACGTCGAGTACACCTTCCTAAACATCCTTATCGTGGCCATAGGCGGCATCGTGGGAGTTATTTTGCTGGTGATACTCTCGTGGTTATAG
- the prf1 gene encoding peptide chain release factor aRF-1, whose product MSHKSAEMYELKKKVEELKSYRGRATELVSLYIPAGYDINKVMQQLREEYGTAQNIKSKSTRKNVLGALERAMQHLKLYRKTPENGLALFVGNVSEQEGVSDIKLWAIVPPEPLKVRLYRCDQTFVTEPLEEMLRVKDAYGLITVEKNEATIGLLRGKRIEVIDELTSNVPGKTRAGGQSARRYERIREQETHEFMKRIAEHATKAFLPLLEKGELKGIIIGGPGPTKEEFVDGDYLHHELRKKVIGVVDISYHGEYGLRELVEKASNILSEHEAVKERKLIQDFFRHLVKDTGLITYGEREVRKALELGAVDTLLISEGYDKVRVKAKCNACGWEELKTMSEQEFHVYKKKLTHCPKCGSQNIIFEKWDVAEELIKLAEESGAEVEIISLDTDEGQQFYKAFGGLGAFLRYKIH is encoded by the coding sequence ATGTCTCACAAATCAGCCGAAATGTATGAGCTCAAGAAAAAAGTGGAGGAGCTGAAGAGCTATCGAGGCCGAGCGACCGAGCTTGTAAGCCTCTACATCCCAGCGGGCTACGACATAAACAAGGTTATGCAGCAGCTTAGGGAGGAGTATGGAACTGCCCAGAACATCAAGTCAAAGTCCACTCGAAAAAACGTCCTCGGTGCCCTTGAGAGGGCCATGCAGCACCTCAAGCTTTATCGAAAAACCCCCGAGAATGGTTTGGCCCTCTTCGTTGGAAACGTGAGTGAGCAGGAGGGAGTGAGCGATATAAAGCTCTGGGCCATAGTTCCGCCGGAACCCCTTAAGGTTCGCCTTTACCGCTGCGACCAGACCTTTGTAACCGAGCCCCTTGAGGAAATGCTCCGTGTTAAGGACGCCTACGGTCTAATAACCGTCGAGAAGAACGAAGCCACGATAGGCCTTCTGAGGGGCAAGAGGATTGAGGTCATCGACGAGCTCACCTCAAACGTCCCGGGAAAGACGAGGGCAGGTGGTCAGTCGGCGAGGCGTTACGAGAGGATTCGTGAGCAGGAGACTCACGAGTTCATGAAGAGAATCGCCGAGCACGCCACCAAGGCCTTCCTGCCGCTCCTTGAGAAGGGTGAGCTCAAGGGAATCATCATAGGCGGTCCGGGACCGACTAAGGAGGAGTTCGTCGACGGCGACTACCTCCACCATGAGCTCAGAAAGAAGGTAATTGGAGTCGTCGACATCAGCTACCACGGCGAATACGGCCTCAGAGAGCTCGTTGAAAAGGCCAGCAACATACTCAGCGAGCACGAAGCTGTGAAGGAGAGGAAGCTCATCCAGGACTTCTTCAGGCACCTCGTCAAGGACACTGGGCTGATAACCTACGGCGAGAGGGAAGTCAGGAAGGCTCTAGAGCTCGGTGCCGTTGACACGCTCCTCATCAGCGAGGGCTACGACAAGGTCAGGGTTAAGGCGAAGTGCAATGCCTGCGGCTGGGAGGAGCTCAAGACAATGAGCGAGCAGGAGTTCCACGTTTACAAGAAGAAGCTCACCCACTGCCCGAAGTGCGGCAGTCAGAACATAATCTTCGAGAAGTGGGACGTCGCCGAGGAGCTCATAAAGCTGGCAGAAGAGAGCGGTGCCGAGGTTGAGATAATATCCCTCGACACCGATGAGGGCCAGCAGTTCTACAAGGCCTTTGGTGGCCTTGGAGCCTTCCTGAGGTACAAGATTCACTGA